From Pseudomonas sp. G2-4:
TGCCAGTGACTGCAACGCCATAAGCGGCAGCCAGGGCACTGGACGACTCGAAGCCGATGACTAGCAACACGACACCGACCATTAATGCCCAGTTGACCGTGCCGATGTAGATTTGCCCCTGTTCGTGGCTGGAGGTGTGCTGGATAAACATGCGCGGGACATACCCTAACTGGATAGCCTGTCGCGTCAGGGAGAAAGCACCGGAGATCACTGCCTGGGAGGCGATGATGGTCGCCAGCGTGGACAGCGCGACCATGGGCAGCAATGCCCAGCTTGGCGCCAGCAGATAGAAAGGATTACGAACGGCCTCAGGGTTCTCAAGGATCAGGGCACCCTGACCAAAATAGTTGAGCGCCAACCCTGGCAGTACCAACATGAACCACGCACGAGAGATCGGTCTGCGACCGAAGTGGCCCATGTCTGCATAAAGCGCCTCTGCACCGGTCAAGGCCAATACGACGGCGCCCAGGATTGCCACACCGACACCGGGGTGGACGATGAAGAACCGTAATGCCCAAACGGGGTTCAGCGCCTCAAGCACCTCAGGTCGCTGCAAGATGCCATGAATCCCGAGTGCCCCCAACACCACGAACCACAACACCATGACCGGCCCGAACAGGATGCCAATCCGCGCCGTGCCATGTTTCTGTATCAGGAACAGCGCCACCAACACGATGACCGACAACGGCACCACCCAATTCTCTACGCCATCAAAGGCAAGCTGGAGCCCTTCAACCGCGGATAGCACTGAAATAGCCGGGGTGATCATGCTGTCCCCGTAGAACAGCGCCGCGCCAAACAGGCCTAGCAGCACTAGTACCTTGCTCATGTTCGGATAAGATGCAGACGCGCGACGGGCCAGAGCCGTCAAAGCCATGATGCCGCCTTCCCCCTGGTTGTCGGCCCTCAGAATGAACAGTACGTATTTGATCGAGACAACCCAGACCAACGACCAGAAAATCAGCGACAGGATGCCCAGCACCCCATCGTGACTGGCTTGAACCCCGAAGTGCCCGGAAAACACCTCTTTCAGCGTATAGAGAGGACTGGTACCGATATCGCCATAGACCACGCCGACGGCGGCAATGACCAAGCCGACGCCGGATGTTTTGGACGGTGAGGTTTCGTGTGCAATGGTCGCCGTTTCACTCAAGGGGGGCTTCTCTCAGACTGCGGGAGTAAGTACATGGCGTCCCTGGGCGTTATCACTGCAACGCAGATAAAGCACAGAGCGCCAGAAACGCGCTTAGTATCCCGGCGGTGGGGTAAAGGCTCCGTAAAAAAACTGTAAAAATTCACGCTGGTTGGTCCAGGTCGAAGCCGTCCTCTTGCAGCGCTCCTCCCGATCACCATCCAAGCTTATTTACAATTTCATGACGGTAGGGTGTATCGATCTGCTCAGGAACTCGCCTGATGTAATCACCAGCTTACGTAAAGCAAGGTAATGGAGATTACCCAGTGATTTTCGCGTCAATTAGGCGCTCACTTTACCGCCTTGCTGTCGGAAGTAAGCTCCAGCCAAACATGCAGTCAGCAACAGGAGAAACTCTTAACTGGACGACATGGCAGATGAACATACCCGCGCCCTACCCGCGTTCTTTGCTTCGTAGAGTTGCTTGTCCGCAGCTTCTATCAAAGCCTCGAATCCTAGCTCGCCAGTGGGCGTCAATGTTGCGACACCTAGAGAGATTGTCAGCACACGATCGACATCAGAAGCAGAATGTTCGATGCCCAATGTCCGAACACGTTCTTGCATTCTTTCTGCAATCTCGACCGCACCAGAAAGAACTGTATTGGGCAGAACGCAGGCGAACTCTTCGCCACCATACCGAGCGACCAGGTCGTAGGGCCGTCTAACCGTTGCAGATAACGTTTGGGCAACGGACTTCAAGCAGTCATCTCCAGCCTGATGTCCGTATCGGTCGTTATAGCGTTTGAAAAAGTCGACATCCACCAAAATGAGCGATAGCGGCTTTTGTTCTCGAAAGCACAGACGCCAATCCGCCAATATTTCCTCATTAAATTTTCGTCGATTGGCCACCCCGGTAAGACCATCTATCAATGCCATGGAACGCAGCAGATCGCTTTGTAGTTTCAGGGTTAAATGTGCTCGCACACGTGCTCTGACAATGGTGGTATT
This genomic window contains:
- a CDS encoding potassium transporter Kup; this translates as MSETATIAHETSPSKTSGVGLVIAAVGVVYGDIGTSPLYTLKEVFSGHFGVQASHDGVLGILSLIFWSLVWVVSIKYVLFILRADNQGEGGIMALTALARRASASYPNMSKVLVLLGLFGAALFYGDSMITPAISVLSAVEGLQLAFDGVENWVVPLSVIVLVALFLIQKHGTARIGILFGPVMVLWFVVLGALGIHGILQRPEVLEALNPVWALRFFIVHPGVGVAILGAVVLALTGAEALYADMGHFGRRPISRAWFMLVLPGLALNYFGQGALILENPEAVRNPFYLLAPSWALLPMVALSTLATIIASQAVISGAFSLTRQAIQLGYVPRMFIQHTSSHEQGQIYIGTVNWALMVGVVLLVIGFESSSALAAAYGVAVTGTMLITTILASAVVLLLWKTPRWLAIPLLLGFLLVDSLYFAANAPKIFQGGAFPVIAGIGLFILMTTWKRGRKIIVERLDETALPLPLFIGSIRTQPPHRVQGTAVFLTARTDAVPHALLHNLLHNQVLHEQVVLLTVVSEDSPRVSADRRFEVEAYGEGFFRVSLHFGFIEEPDVPLALSLCHLGELDFSPMRTTYFLSRETVIPTKRIGMARWRETLFAFLLKNANSNLKYFKLPLNRVIELGTQVEM
- a CDS encoding diguanylate cyclase, encoding MKQSIETWLPHSFNRPKLLIVDDQPTNIRVLHELFREDCDVFMATSGEQAISVCQAQLPDLILLDVVMEGMDGHEVCRRLKVDPTTQDIPIIFITAQQQESDEVLGLELGAVDFISKPINTTIVRARVRAHLTLKLQSDLLRSMALIDGLTGVANRRKFNEEILADWRLCFREQKPLSLILVDVDFFKRYNDRYGHQAGDDCLKSVAQTLSATVRRPYDLVARYGGEEFACVLPNTVLSGAVEIAERMQERVRTLGIEHSASDVDRVLTISLGVATLTPTGELGFEALIEAADKQLYEAKNAGRARVCSSAMSSS